Sequence from the Papilio machaon chromosome 26, ilPapMach1.1, whole genome shotgun sequence genome:
ACATATAGTACACGCAGTATTCCTATTTGGATATATGTTAATATCTAgattctttgaaaaaatttcTAGTGCCTTAAATTTTTTGTGGATTTAAATGATTGAAATATCGAAGCTgaaaagcataaacgctgtaacccttgaaatcgcgaatatgtttttcacacgttaataatttcaattatcaaacgataatgattttattatagtttagcACAAACtccacaacattgctaaataccgcatgcttgtagacgtatcagctcacgagttatgattttttggctctcctgtaaagttcatactttcggggttacagcgtttacgctttccagcgtcgatataaagaatgatttctttttgctgtataattttttttgtttagtaattcttttaaaagttttttcattttcgaattttttttttttgcaaattacCCTATCTATCTCTGGTCTACTGAGTGGTAATGATCGACTTCAAAATATGAAGAGGtcaatttcaatgtttttaaattttttttatgtttttaaaattatcaaatatgaGTAGTACTGTGTGTACTATACTAGTTGCTAAGGCTGTTTCCTAATGGGTGtcaaaatttagaaaaatatacttaaaatgtATTCTACCTTTTTGTACAACccttaacttatttaaactgcaaaatgaaatttaaaaaaactctatcttacttaaaatttttgcaacTACTCGTAAAAGATCCAAACATTAGTTTTTACTAGATTTTCCTTTCCtttgaaaaagtaatttcTAGAATAatccactattttttttttcaagtttcaATTTGCAATTTGCtcaatagattataaaatttcatttttaaaacaggaCCTGAATTAATTGAATGTAGTTTATAAGAGGCTAGTATGAaactaaaaatctatattgttgatcattaataaaaaataaaataaaaaacagtagttaaaaacacaaaaatgttGCAAAGAAACAAactgtacaaaatataattttctgttttttttttaattgtgaatAACTGTTTTTTATGAGTTTTTGTATGGAAAAATCTCGATACAGTAGCCGTAAACAACttgaatgtatgtatgtttggaTGTAAAAGTGTAAGATTGTATGACAGGTTTGAGTGAAATGTTAATCTATTTTTGCCCACCCTTCTTTGTTATGTGAGCGTATCCCATTCTATcctaagttttaattttaaatgtaggtaatgtcaaataattaccttcttttagtatattaattgaaaataattaatatgggatttgtacttttaaattacgtaaattaatacttttagtGAATGGGAAATTTTTgggaatataatttataatctataattcctaaatgcaaattttattttagatctaattaatttgtctttgattcagttaaaaatattttaaaaagattaatttcCCATTAACTCTATCTCTTCAATATCTCCCACTTTCTCGTTGAATATtagaataacaaaatacagttttgtatgaaaataaaatctgtcaattaagaaaaaaaaatctaaattgcattgtaaagtatattttttagctagaatgaaattttttaaaaaatgagaTATCAAATGGaatttttgcaaaaataatttattactattgaataaatattaaactaatatcACTGCCACAATGTACCAATTGATATGAATCGtagtataattaatatttaattaatttacgtataatttttataggtTAATGTATTTAAGAAATGCTGTATTGACATCgtttaatagatttatatcTGACTCGGTGACCATAAGTCAAAATTAAAGTATGACAGCTCACTAGCTGTCACCACCCTGTCAATGTTTAAATGTCACAACATCTTTGTTGTATTGTagctttgtaatttttttgtcattttatatgGCTGAGtaggttttaaattttttatgacatAACTTACCGGGTTAGATAACTTCGTTTCTTTATATcactacatttttaaaaaccgACATCTTggaaaataattcataaaataagtaCAGTCACCTTCGTTCGCGGTATACCATTTATAATTGGAATACCGCGAGTATAGGTCACTGTACATTTGTGTATTGTTTCAtaaaatctatacatataaaagaaagtcgtgttagttacactatttataactcaagataggtcgaactgatttagctgaaaattgatgggcaggtagcttagaactaggagacggacataggaacttttttatcttgtgtgcattttttttattccgcgcggacggagtctcggataatagctagtatttttaaaattatttttaatgtaattattatgaaaGTGTCGTTATGATTcaagatgtaattttttagatatggtatttttttttaataaaaatctattaaatgaTTCAATACAGCCAAGTAAGTAATTAGGATCTACGACTGACCAAAATATGCgccttaaatatgtaaaaaaaattacatgcaATATATTAtggatttaagaaaaaaagttttaaaacaaacatattgcaTACGTATATACTTTTGTGTGTATGTGTAgaattgaaattttgtaatgaaaattttttgtgtatttaaaaaaaaagaaaaaaaaaagaggcAGCTTTGGATTTAGAGTTTAGCAAAAAATCTCCTAGTGAATTGAATATATTCGCAtgcaatgtgtttttttaacgaTATTACTGCAGTTGAATGTTAGTACTTCTCTAAGCGgagcggatttaaaaaatactgaacattctttaaaaaaaatctagttttaTAGATCACGTATCTAGACCGAGAATTGTAAGAATTTCTTTACGTCTAAAGTAATTTTTCTGCTATTTTAAATTCcgattttgtaacaaattacttaagttaaaaaaatcaagaaataggatttttttattgttttttttttatattgcaagCTTTTTATGTGTAGTTTAGTatgtaatttagttaaaattattgtgcAATTATGCTCACTCGCGGATCCTATCCTAATTATAAATGTggtgttttgaaataatcacaattttattattgcactGATTGgttctttttctttgtatgTTTGACTCATGCGTCTgtgatagtttatttatttcattttttttgtctctTTTTAAGATCTAGATGTTAATATCTTGCAATGACTAaagttttccttttttaaaagtgtttgtgaaattttttttagttttttttttgtatttggaaTGAAATTGGAAATGTTTGTCTTCCATTTGAAAAAACATggatatatgtaaattatgaTGGATTGTATgaaattgtttgaaattgaaacaaaagtaGCAATatctttaaagttatattttataggttCTGGCACACTCTCAAAggatggttttttttttttttagttactcTGATTTGAAAGGGTAGAAAAGAGATGgtaatttgttttgattgAAGTATTCACAAGAAACATCAAATactgtacattttaaatcaatactaaatttatttgtggTATTTTAGGACAAGTTAAAGAGGACCAAGAGAATGctgcttttttttatcaattttgatattttttgtgcacaattttttaaggaaaaatttTTAGTCATTGCATTTATGTTGATAAGTTTTGTCTAAAAGTAATAtggataatttattgtaataaatatagttgaGGTGTGTAAGTATTAGGAATATGTTCTCGTTCTTAGATCCAAACTATTATTAGCACCCAaagattgttataaatttatacaagaaaaaaaaaatatttatgttgaataagaaataaaaaatatcaaaggtAAAATGTTCTTTTGTATTATCAACTCAttggttgaaaaaaaaaatcagattttaGCTACTTTGAGGATAAAATATAGtgcaatttgattttttttttcaaccttTGAGATATATTGATTGGACTTTCAAGTTTGGATCTCGTTTTTTCTTCTCAATGgtaaatttctatatatttttttttgtatttatgtttgtgtGTTTGTAGCGGTGCACGGATCCATTGATTTGAAGTCATCAATCAAACTTATCCCCCGGGAGGCTGCGTCCTTAGAACTGAACATAGAATTTACACGACGAGCCGTCAGTTTATAAAACGTTATCtcttacaaatttatatcaaaaatttatCTTGAATATGTAGACTTtcaaattgcttttttttaatagacgtATCTATTCTCTCACTGCCATTTATATGCcacaaaaaagttattaaaagtaacaattaCATATATACTACTTTTTGAAAACTCTCtacaaaaatatctattaattgacagctgtcaaagtGACATTTGTAAGATgacgttttataattttaatcgattttttcatttcaaataaagtaaGTTATTGATTGATGACGGATAATTATGGAAAACTGCGTCCAAATCCATACATCTGATGGCGTCGTGGTGCCTCCTCTATGCTCTGTTCTGATGACGCACACCTCTCGTTTACCCCAATTTTATTAACCGtcttcattatatttaactatcggttcgaatatttttttttatcgcgtTAACAAGTGAGCAAAATGATAGCAGACGGAGGCACCACGTACGgtgagtaaaaatattattttatcgatttaaaaaaacataatttttcttttttctattatgACCGTGTCTATTTATATCtcttttattatctatggTTTATAGTAGTATGGCTacaatttcttaaatatatttattataagtttataATGCGACAAACTTATAGGAAATGACAGACAAAAAGacctattgttatttcgttTCACTTATCGGTTCATGTAAGTTTGTTGGtctatactataaaaaaaaattaggtataatgtattaaataataactttcagTGTGCGGGGCTAAATACAAGACGCGTCCCGGTCTTACGTACCACTTCACGCACACGCACAAGGACCCCGGTACTGGTACGTCGGCCTCCACCGCGCCCTGCAGCGACGGCGACTCCCGCGACAGTCGGCCCGGCGCGCACAccccgcccgcgcccgcgcagCCCGCCACTGAGTACCAGGACAGCTATGTCACATTCCTGAATAATCCCGCTGTTGGCACTTGTAAGTGTTATATCGTCTTATTGAGTATGAGAAgtctttattaagttattccAAAATGATCATTTATATAGCCTGAGTTCGGCACTATGACTTATGGTCCGCTTTTAATCATGTTTTAGAGGTCAAAGGTTAGAGTTACTAGTTTTAAAATCCATTAAACGAATCTCTACTCCATTAATTACGGACAATGGTTATCATTTATCAGCAGTGTTGTATGAATGAGCcggttaaagttttaaagtacGAAAACCTTACAAGTTCTACAAAAAAGACCTGCTGGGATCGTTAACTTTTCTTCGAAGAATAAAGCAAATAGTAACAAATTCGTCTTTTCTTTCAGCATCCGGCACAGCGACGCCCCCCTTGCGCAAGCCGTCGCCCCCACCGCGGCCTATGTCTGCTGACACTTCGTCCTCGGACTCTGCGCACGCGCCGCTCGTGGCGCCCGGCACCGCCGCCTCGGCCTCCGCCCCTACACCTGCGCCCGTGCCCGCCCCCGCGCCCTCGCCCTCGCCCGGCTCCTCCACTGCCGCCCCCACCACTCCTGCCGCACCCCCCACACCACTGCCCCTTCTCAAGGAACCTGAGACTAAGGTATGTGGagacttttaaaataacacatttaataGATGAATGAAGGAATATACACAAGCACAAAGAtatttgaaacctaggagggggcgttaaggggcccaaaaatggggggcattgaaattaattaaagtaatgaaattgtggtttttaatttttagggctgaataaaaattagggggctctgaaatataattgattttcaaagggggcggtgaaagaaataagtttgacaatcactgatctacatctttgccaaatttcgtcaagatacATTGAGCTGTTCAGGATataccttcaagcaaacatccatccattcatccattcaaacattcgcatctataatattagtaaaataacataaaattttcatgttaTGTGCTGACTGTATTTATGAGAAAAAACCATATTCTAGGCATCACCATCACCGTACTGCGACTTTTGTTTGGGCGACGATCGAGAGAACAAGAAGACTGGGACACCGGAGAAGTTAGTCAGTTGCTCTGATTGCGGACGGTCAGGTAAGAGACGCGGCAGACCACCACGGAACGGTATACCAAAGACAACGCCTTGCTACCACCTCATCAACCGTGTCTGTGAACGGCATagacaattaaataacataaaactgAATGGTGTCGTTGATATAGTTACATCTATGTCTTATTTAGCTGATGATTTCGATACTTTTGCTAATCAAACCAAATTACTTGAGAATCATGAGTACGGAGAATATCCTGTTTCACCTCCTTCGTCCAGACAAAGTCCTGTATCAGATAGTTTAGGTGAAGTCTATGTTAATGGTACcggtaattaaaattaccaaacaggcggatttttttttaattggtaatATTTGtctgaaaaaaatgttttgtatttgatgttttttttttttgtggttcaaaaaatattgaattttttggtTTTACTTTGTTGACATTATTGGCAGATTATTTTTGCAATTTATggtatctattttttttgtgtttccactcgaatatttaatatattcttacgttaatttatatatacaatataaatataatattttagattttatgtaaaatataagctCTCAtgacatttacataaattagaaattatttatctgtaatagtaaacatttttttcattttttctatactagcttttcctttcttttttctgcatatatttttttttaatagtacatAGATCTATCAGCAATCCGCCTGTATGGTAGaccaagtaaataatattatttaagcttGACTTCCACTGGTCACAAAATGCAATTTctgtcttaattaaataatgcttTTTACCAAAGATGTGTGTGGTCTTCTCTGTATGATctctaatgaaaaataatatcacctaaaaatacatagttaattataaaaaattaaaaaaattgtttgtattttttgtgtaaattcaacgattttttttatatttatttagctgTTTTCCTTTTAgttgcaaaaaattaaaaaaataaacgttaaaagtttttaacaaattaataggCGAAAGAAAtcctttattagaaaaaaattttggttatttataaattaggaaaaatataacactttCCATAATTTCTCTAGCGGCTTAAGAGGTGAGACAGATTTAAACATTCCGTATTTCATATTCTAGAtatataagaattttttaatgacaaaatatacataacatattatgtatataattttttttttcgtgtgAATGTATCGAGTTTGTTACAGactttttcatatatatatttactgttGTTATTTGACTATGTggcatatatttaaatttaattcttgttctttacactttaaaattaaaaaaaaaatcctattgaTTGCCAAAAACTTAAATGTTTAGaccaaatttttaaaaaacgtaaaaagtaattaataattcattagtaaaaatttaataaaatgttgggaatttttaagaaataatgatttaatgaGTTgccaaatgattaaaaaaaatatcgtgttttataattttttatttgtattgggATTTTTGCGTCTTCCCAATTGTGAAAATGTGCCTTcgatttttaacatattatttaattcttaattccgtatattttttaaaaggtttGTGAATTTTGAtcaaatctaaaaataatattataaatttttaatttccttaaattattccaatttagtaaaaaaaaatattattttatctaaattgtAAGAATTTAACATCTAAATAGGTTTTTTAATGtcgcaattttatttacataattaacattCGATTACACGTATTTtacatgtatttaattataatttatcatttaaaatattgttacctTTTAATAGTTCTGACGTGTTAATGGTGTATGTTCTTTGTACAGTCACCTTCACTCGCGGTATACAAATTACAGAATCACTGCTTTATACCTTTTAACGAACATAACTTGGGCCAATTCAACTAATCACCAATTAGaacagtgattgtcaaacttatttctttcaccgccccctttgaaaatcaattatatttcagagcgcccctaatttttattcagccctaaaacttaaaaac
This genomic interval carries:
- the LOC106714730 gene encoding zinc finger protein ubi-d4 isoform X1, which produces MAAAEIQVVNPSNLAKIESFLNDPSYKEIIENSSTFNSRLCAERRMRMPFIDTQTGVAQSHCNLFMTRKQRMPGAREGQVYTYPSQRWRKARRQYLTMSSTRWGWSALDAAENAGDGENSSGIPGDALAGDDSRDGSQTAAKDDPKEWFYDDLAIEEMETGEEPDPESDEDYYDDTYANRRKRRGIAPTGPGSRGGRRGNKQPDDTPSKRGRAGRGRKRAGQGTLPYEVPGDAEKPYGCELCGAKYKTRPGLTYHFTHTHKDPGTGTSASTAPCSDGDSRDSRPGAHTPPAPAQPATEYQDSYVTFLNNPAVGTSSGTATPPLRKPSPPPRPMSADTSSSDSAHAPLVAPGTAASASAPTPAPVPAPAPSPSPGSSTAAPTTPAAPPTPLPLLKEPETKASPSPYCDFCLGDDRENKKTGTPEKLVSCSDCGRSGKRRGRPPRNGIPKTTPCYHLINRVCERHRQLNNIKLNGVVDIVTSMSYLADDFDTFANQTKLLENHEYGEYPVSPPSSRQSPVSDSLGEVYVNGTGN